The Mesorhizobium sp. M1D.F.Ca.ET.043.01.1.1 genome contains a region encoding:
- a CDS encoding enoyl-CoA hydratase: MTYETILVETRGKVGLITLNRPKALNALNSQVLRDVVAAVNALGADAGIGAIVLTGSEKAFAAGADIKEMQDISFVDAYTGDFFVGWEELTRERKPIIAAVAGYALGGGCELAMMCDFIIAADNAKFGQPEITLGVMPGMGGSQRLTRFVGKSKAMDMCLTGRMMDAAEAERCGLVSRLVPAGELVEEALKAAAKIAEFSMPSVMMAKEAVNRAYETTLAEGLRFERRLFHSLFALDDQKEGMAAFVEKRKPNFTNR, encoded by the coding sequence ATGACCTATGAAACCATTCTCGTGGAAACACGCGGCAAGGTCGGGCTGATCACGCTGAACCGGCCGAAGGCGCTCAATGCGCTGAATTCGCAAGTGCTGAGGGACGTGGTGGCGGCGGTGAACGCGCTCGGCGCCGATGCCGGCATCGGCGCCATTGTCCTTACAGGCTCGGAAAAGGCCTTTGCGGCCGGCGCCGACATCAAGGAAATGCAGGATATCTCCTTCGTCGACGCCTACACCGGGGACTTCTTCGTCGGCTGGGAGGAATTGACGCGCGAGCGCAAGCCGATCATCGCGGCGGTCGCCGGCTATGCGCTTGGCGGCGGCTGCGAGCTGGCCATGATGTGCGATTTCATCATCGCCGCCGACAACGCGAAATTCGGCCAGCCGGAAATCACGCTCGGCGTCATGCCGGGCATGGGCGGATCGCAGCGATTGACCCGTTTCGTCGGCAAGTCGAAGGCGATGGACATGTGCCTGACCGGGCGGATGATGGACGCCGCCGAAGCCGAGCGCTGCGGACTGGTGTCGCGCTTGGTGCCGGCCGGCGAACTGGTCGAGGAGGCGCTGAAGGCGGCGGCGAAGATCGCCGAGTTTTCCATGCCGTCGGTGATGATGGCCAAGGAAGCCGTCAACCGGGCCTATGAGACGACGCTTGCCGAAGGACTGCGCTTCGAGCGCCGGCTGTTCCATTCGCTGTTTGCGCTCGACGACCAGAAGGAAGGCATGGCCGCCTTCGTCGAGAAGCGGAAGCCAAATTTCACCAACCGCTAG
- the rpsT gene encoding 30S ribosomal protein S20: protein MANTSSAKKATRKIARRAAINKNRRSRVRTYVRQVEEALAAGDKAAALEAFKAAEPELMRAATKGVIHKNTASRKVSRLAQRVKVLSA, encoded by the coding sequence ATGGCCAATACGTCTTCGGCCAAAAAGGCAACGCGCAAGATCGCCCGCCGCGCGGCGATCAACAAGAACCGCCGGTCGCGCGTCCGCACCTATGTCCGCCAGGTCGAAGAGGCGCTCGCCGCCGGCGACAAGGCCGCGGCGCTGGAAGCGTTCAAGGCCGCGGAGCCGGAATTGATGCGCGCCGCAACCAAGGGTGTCATTCACAAGAACACGGCTTCCCGCAAGGTTTCGCGGCTGGCCCAGCGGGTCAAGGTGCTGTCGGCCTGA
- the dnaA gene encoding chromosomal replication initiator protein DnaA encodes MAASSDAEQKFERVKAQLKARLGAEVYSSWFGRMKVAEASRGIVRISVPTAFLRSWINGHYLDLIAELWRHEDPDLLKIEIVVRTATRQGRNNVEPEIAPARKMTKQAQTALAAGTASAGRVERAPAPRQGVPAETEFRHNVLGSPLDPRYTFTSFIEGPSNRVAFAAAKAVAESQSSAVRFNPLFLHATVGLGKTHLLQAIAAESLRHNPKSRVVYLTAEYFMWRFATAIRDNNALTLKEQLRDIDLLIIDDMQFLQGKSIQHEFCHLINMLLDSAKQVVVAADRPPSELESLEPRVRSRLNGGVALEMSAPDFAMRLGMLKLRLATAKVDDASLDISDEILDHVARTVTGSGRELEGAFNQLLFRQSFEPQITIDRIDEILGHIYRSGEPKRVRIEDIQRIVARHYNVSKTELLSNRRTRTIVKPRQVAMYLSKVMTPRSLPEIGRRFGGRDHTTVLHAVRKIEDLSGADNTLAQELELLRRLINEQA; translated from the coding sequence ATGGCGGCATCCAGCGACGCTGAACAGAAGTTCGAGCGGGTCAAGGCTCAGTTGAAGGCGCGCCTGGGAGCCGAGGTCTATTCGAGCTGGTTTGGCCGCATGAAGGTTGCCGAGGCGTCGCGCGGCATTGTCCGCATCTCCGTGCCGACGGCGTTCCTGCGCTCGTGGATCAACGGCCACTATCTCGATCTTATCGCCGAGCTGTGGAGGCATGAGGATCCCGACCTTCTCAAGATCGAGATCGTCGTGCGGACCGCCACGCGACAGGGCCGCAACAACGTCGAGCCGGAGATCGCGCCGGCGCGCAAGATGACCAAGCAGGCGCAGACCGCGCTTGCCGCCGGGACCGCAAGCGCAGGCCGGGTGGAACGGGCGCCGGCGCCCCGCCAGGGCGTGCCGGCGGAGACCGAGTTCCGCCACAATGTGCTGGGGTCGCCGCTCGACCCGCGCTACACCTTCACTTCATTCATCGAAGGGCCCTCGAACCGGGTGGCCTTCGCCGCGGCCAAGGCGGTGGCCGAATCGCAGTCGAGCGCGGTGCGCTTCAACCCGCTCTTCCTTCATGCGACCGTCGGATTGGGCAAGACGCACCTTTTGCAGGCGATCGCCGCCGAATCGCTGCGGCACAATCCGAAATCGCGCGTGGTCTATCTGACGGCGGAATATTTCATGTGGCGTTTCGCCACCGCGATCCGCGACAACAACGCGCTCACCCTCAAGGAGCAGTTGCGCGACATCGATCTTCTGATCATCGACGACATGCAGTTCCTGCAGGGCAAGTCGATCCAGCACGAGTTCTGCCATCTCATCAACATGCTGCTCGACAGCGCCAAGCAGGTGGTGGTCGCCGCCGACCGGCCGCCGTCGGAACTGGAATCGCTGGAGCCGCGCGTGCGTTCGCGCCTCAATGGCGGCGTGGCGCTCGAAATGTCGGCGCCGGATTTCGCCATGCGCCTCGGCATGCTGAAGCTGCGCCTCGCCACGGCCAAGGTCGACGATGCCTCGCTCGATATCTCGGACGAGATCCTCGACCACGTCGCCCGCACGGTGACGGGCAGCGGGCGCGAGCTCGAAGGCGCCTTCAACCAGTTGCTGTTCCGCCAGTCCTTCGAGCCGCAGATCACCATCGACCGCATCGACGAGATCCTCGGCCACATCTACCGCTCGGGCGAGCCGAAGCGAGTGCGCATCGAGGACATCCAGCGCATCGTGGCGCGACACTACAACGTGTCGAAGACGGAGCTGCTCTCCAACCGGCGCACGCGCACGATCGTCAAGCCGCGGCAGGTGGCGATGTATCTGTCGAAAGTGATGACGCCGCGCTCGCTGCCGGAGATCGGGCGGCGTTTCGGCGGCCGCGACCACACGACGGTGCTGCATGCCGTGCGCAAGATCGAGGACCTTTCCGGCGCCGACAACACGCTGGCGCAGGAACTCGAACTGCTCAGAAGGCTGATCAACGAGCAGGCCTGA
- the dnaN gene encoding DNA polymerase III subunit beta → MRVILERSNLLKSLNHVHRVVERRNTIPILSNVLLSADGASLEMKATDLDLEVTEATPAKVERGGATTVPAHLLYDIVRKLADGAEVMLKTDEDGNAMTVTSGRSSFRLQCLPQSDFPELSAGSFSHIFRLDSVALKGLIEKTQFAISTEETRYYLNGIFLHTHEAGGKLKLRSVATDGHRLARAEIDAPAGSEGMPGIIIPRKTVSELQKLVDDPDVAVTTELSDTKIRFTIGSVILTSKLIDGTFPDYQRVIPTGNDKKLIIDRQSFAAAVDRVSTISSERGRAVKLSINDGQLTLAVNNPDSGSATEELAADYSSDPIEIGFNAKYLLDVAAQLTGSEAKFMLADAGSPTLIHDMADETALYVLMPMRV, encoded by the coding sequence ATGCGTGTTATCCTGGAACGGTCCAATCTCCTGAAGTCCCTCAACCACGTCCATCGCGTGGTGGAGCGGCGCAACACCATACCGATCCTGTCGAATGTGCTGCTCAGCGCCGATGGCGCGAGCCTGGAAATGAAAGCGACCGACCTCGACCTCGAAGTGACGGAGGCGACGCCCGCCAAGGTCGAGCGCGGCGGCGCGACGACGGTTCCGGCGCATCTGCTCTACGACATCGTGCGCAAGCTCGCCGACGGCGCCGAGGTGATGCTGAAGACCGACGAGGACGGCAATGCGATGACCGTCACGTCCGGCCGCTCCAGCTTCCGCCTGCAGTGCCTGCCGCAGTCGGATTTCCCGGAGCTTTCGGCCGGCTCCTTCTCGCACATCTTCCGGCTCGATTCGGTGGCGCTCAAAGGGCTGATCGAGAAGACGCAGTTCGCCATCTCGACCGAGGAGACGCGCTACTATCTCAACGGCATCTTCCTGCACACGCATGAGGCGGGCGGCAAGCTGAAGCTGCGTTCGGTCGCGACCGACGGGCACCGCCTGGCGCGCGCCGAGATCGACGCGCCGGCAGGCTCGGAAGGCATGCCCGGCATCATCATCCCGCGCAAGACGGTAAGCGAGCTGCAGAAGCTGGTCGACGACCCGGATGTGGCGGTGACGACGGAGCTGTCGGACACCAAGATCCGATTCACCATCGGCAGCGTCATCCTGACCTCGAAGCTGATCGACGGCACTTTCCCGGACTATCAGCGAGTCATTCCGACCGGCAACGACAAGAAGCTGATCATCGACCGCCAGAGCTTCGCCGCCGCCGTCGACCGCGTCTCGACCATCTCGTCCGAGCGCGGCCGGGCCGTGAAGCTGTCGATCAATGACGGCCAGCTCACGCTCGCCGTCAACAATCCGGATTCGGGCAGCGCCACCGAGGAACTGGCGGCCGATTACTCGTCCGATCCGATCGAGATCGGCTTCAACGCCAAATATCTGCTCGATGTCGCGGCCCAGCTCACCGGCTCGGAGGCGAAGTTCATGCTGGCGGATGCCGGGTCCCCGACGCTGATCCACGACATGGCCGACGAGACCGCGCTCTACGTGCTGATGCCGATGCGGGTGTAG
- the recF gene encoding DNA replication/repair protein RecF, with amino-acid sequence MTEDNKQFRQQSYISKLTLTNFRNYAGLSLELGPGALVLSGDNGAGKTNLLEAISLLTPGRGLRRAPYADVAREGGDGGFALHARIEGPEGQVEIGTGISGGDGEGGRRVRINGAPAKSVEDMLEWLRVVWLTPAMDGLFPGPAADRRRFLDRLVLAIDPSHGQRALDYEKAMRGRNRLLTEGSRDSGWFDAIETQMAETGVAIAAARTELVRLLAAMIDKLPGSGPFPQADISLSGELEGEIAVAPAVDVEERFRAALANGRERDRAAGRTLDGPHRSDLVVRHRPKSMPAELCSTGEQKALLVGIVLSHARLTGEMSGLTPILLLDEIAAHLDSGRRAALFSILEELNCQAFMTGTDAALFSSLAGRAQFLTVDHGSVGTTG; translated from the coding sequence GTGACCGAGGATAACAAGCAGTTCCGGCAGCAAAGCTACATAAGTAAGTTAACGCTTACCAATTTCCGCAACTATGCGGGGCTTTCGCTCGAGCTTGGCCCCGGCGCCTTGGTGCTGTCGGGCGACAACGGCGCCGGCAAGACCAATTTGCTCGAAGCCATCTCGCTGCTGACGCCGGGACGCGGGCTGCGCCGCGCGCCCTATGCCGACGTGGCGCGCGAGGGCGGCGACGGCGGCTTTGCCTTGCACGCCCGCATCGAAGGCCCGGAAGGCCAGGTCGAGATCGGCACCGGCATTTCCGGCGGCGATGGGGAAGGCGGCAGGCGCGTTCGCATCAACGGTGCGCCGGCGAAGTCGGTCGAGGACATGCTGGAATGGCTGCGGGTCGTGTGGCTGACGCCGGCGATGGACGGGCTGTTTCCGGGACCGGCCGCCGACCGGCGTCGCTTCCTCGACCGGCTCGTGCTGGCGATCGATCCCAGCCATGGCCAGCGGGCGCTGGACTATGAAAAGGCGATGCGCGGACGTAACCGTTTGCTTACGGAAGGTTCTCGCGACAGCGGCTGGTTCGACGCGATCGAGACGCAGATGGCCGAAACCGGGGTGGCGATCGCGGCGGCGCGGACGGAACTGGTGCGGCTGCTTGCGGCCATGATCGACAAGCTGCCCGGCAGCGGCCCGTTTCCGCAGGCCGACATAAGTCTTTCCGGCGAATTGGAGGGCGAGATCGCCGTCGCGCCGGCCGTCGACGTCGAGGAACGGTTCCGCGCCGCGCTCGCCAACGGCCGCGAGCGTGACCGCGCCGCAGGCCGCACGCTCGACGGTCCGCACCGGTCGGACCTTGTGGTTCGTCACCGGCCGAAGTCGATGCCGGCGGAGTTGTGCTCGACCGGCGAGCAGAAGGCGCTGCTGGTCGGCATCGTGCTGTCGCATGCGAGGCTGACCGGCGAGATGTCGGGCCTGACGCCGATCCTCCTGCTCGACGAGATCGCCGCGCATCTCGACAGCGGCCGGCGCGCGGCACTGTTTTCCATCCTCGAAGAGCTGAACTGCCAGGCCTTCATGACCGGCACGGATGCGGCGCTGTTTTCCAGCCTTGCCGGGCGGGCGCAATTCCTGACGGTCGACCACGGCAGTGTTGGAACGACAGGCTAA